One segment of Drosophila mauritiana strain mau12 chromosome 3R, ASM438214v1, whole genome shotgun sequence DNA contains the following:
- the LOC117144753 gene encoding tachykinins isoform X1 produces MRPLSGLIAVALLLLLLLTAPSSATDAEAESSGSPLTPGAEEPRRVVKRAPTSSFIGMRGKKDEEHDTSEGNWLGSGPDPLDYADEEADSSYSENGRRLKKAPLAFVGLRGKKFIPINTRLSDVLQSLEEERLRDSLLQDFFDRVAGRDGSAVGKRAPTGFTGMRGKRPALLAGDDDAEADEAMELQQKRAPVNSFVGMRGKKDVSHQHYKRAALSDFWHTFFKKSYDVRGKQQRFADFNSKFVAVRGKKSDLEGNGVGIGEDHEQALVHPWLYLWGEKRAPNGFLGMRGKRPALFE; encoded by the exons ATGCGCCCTCTGAGCGGTTTGATAGCggtggcgctgctgctgctgctcctgctgacGGCACCATCGAGTGCGACGGACGCGGAGGCGGAGTCCTCCGGCAGCCCGCTGACGCCCGGCGCCGAAGAGCCACGCCGGGTGGTGAAGCGTGCGCCCACGTCCAGCTTCATTGGGATGCGTGGCAAGAAGGACGAGGAGCACGACACCTCGGAGGGTAACTGGCTGGGATCGGGACCCGATCCGCTGGATTACGCCGACGAGGAGGCGGACAGCAGCTACTCGGAGAACGGGCGGCGACTGAAGAAGGCACCGCTGGCCTTTGTGGGCCTGCGCGGCAAGAAGTTCATCCCGATCAACACCCGCCTGTCCGATGTCCTGCAGAGCCTGGAGGAGGAGCGGCTGCGGGATAGCCTGCTGCAGGACTTCTTCGATCGCGTGGCCGGGCGTGATGGCTCAGCGGTGGGCAAGAGAGCGCCCACCGGATTCACGGGCATGCGAGGCAAGCGGCCCGCCCTGCTGGCCGGAGACGATGATGCGGAGGCGGACGAGGCCATGGAGCTGCAACAGAAGCGGGCGCCGGTCAACTCCTTTGTGGGGATGCGCGGCAAGAAGGACGTCTCCCACCAGCACTACAAGCGGGCAGCTCTCTCCGAT TTCTGGCACactttctttaaaaagtccTATGACGTGAGGGGAAAACAGCAGCGCTTCGCGGACTTCAACAGCAAATTTGTGGCGGTGCGTGGCAAGAAGAGCGATCTGGAGGGCAACGGCGTCGGGATTGGAGAGGATCATGAGCAGGCTCTGGTGCATCCATGGCTCTACCTGTGGGGAGAAAAGCGAGCGCCCAACGGATTCCTGGGAATGCGAGGCAAACGGCCAG CACTTTTCGAGTAG
- the LOC117144753 gene encoding tachykinins isoform X2, producing the protein MRPLSGLIAVALLLLLLLTAPSSATDAEAESSGSPLTPGAEEPRRVVKRAPTSSFIGMRGKKDEEHDTSEGNWLGSGPDPLDYADEEADSSYSENGRRLKKAPLAFVGLRGKKFIPINTRLSDVLQSLEEERLRDSLLQDFFDRVAGRDGSAVGKRAPTGFTGMRGKRPALLAGDDDAEADEAMELQQKRAPVNSFVGMRGKKDVSHQHYKRAALSDSYDVRGKQQRFADFNSKFVAVRGKKSDLEGNGVGIGEDHEQALVHPWLYLWGEKRAPNGFLGMRGKRPALFE; encoded by the exons ATGCGCCCTCTGAGCGGTTTGATAGCggtggcgctgctgctgctgctcctgctgacGGCACCATCGAGTGCGACGGACGCGGAGGCGGAGTCCTCCGGCAGCCCGCTGACGCCCGGCGCCGAAGAGCCACGCCGGGTGGTGAAGCGTGCGCCCACGTCCAGCTTCATTGGGATGCGTGGCAAGAAGGACGAGGAGCACGACACCTCGGAGGGTAACTGGCTGGGATCGGGACCCGATCCGCTGGATTACGCCGACGAGGAGGCGGACAGCAGCTACTCGGAGAACGGGCGGCGACTGAAGAAGGCACCGCTGGCCTTTGTGGGCCTGCGCGGCAAGAAGTTCATCCCGATCAACACCCGCCTGTCCGATGTCCTGCAGAGCCTGGAGGAGGAGCGGCTGCGGGATAGCCTGCTGCAGGACTTCTTCGATCGCGTGGCCGGGCGTGATGGCTCAGCGGTGGGCAAGAGAGCGCCCACCGGATTCACGGGCATGCGAGGCAAGCGGCCCGCCCTGCTGGCCGGAGACGATGATGCGGAGGCGGACGAGGCCATGGAGCTGCAACAGAAGCGGGCGCCGGTCAACTCCTTTGTGGGGATGCGCGGCAAGAAGGACGTCTCCCACCAGCACTACAAGCGGGCAGCTCTCTCCGAT tccTATGACGTGAGGGGAAAACAGCAGCGCTTCGCGGACTTCAACAGCAAATTTGTGGCGGTGCGTGGCAAGAAGAGCGATCTGGAGGGCAACGGCGTCGGGATTGGAGAGGATCATGAGCAGGCTCTGGTGCATCCATGGCTCTACCTGTGGGGAGAAAAGCGAGCGCCCAACGGATTCCTGGGAATGCGAGGCAAACGGCCAG CACTTTTCGAGTAG